Within Thermococcus indicus, the genomic segment GCGCAAAGAAACTCCTCGAAAAGGAGGGCCTTGAGTTCAGAAGGGTTCAGCCGCCGAAGAGGGAAAAGCTCGGAAAGAGCAGGCAGAAAACTCTTTTTTAGCCCATGTCCATCTCCTGGGGCAGCATCTCGCGAACCCTGACCACAAGCACCGTGTTCCTCTTCCTCACCTCGACTATTCTGCCGAGGCCGAGGAGCCTCACCTGCGCCCTGCACACGGTCACTTCCCTCTCGTCGCTCTCCTCCCATGGAATTCTCTGCTCCATGCTCTCCAGGCGGAGTATTTCCGCGAGAAGCCCCTCGGTGCCTACAGTGACGTCCTGGAATGTCTCGTAGGTTAGGAAGACCCTCCCGAGCTCGCGGGCCCTTTCGAGCGCCACGACGTTCCTGGCGCCCCTTATCTCCAGGGTCTTGTACGGGCTCCTCAAAAGCTCATCCAGAACCCGTCTCGCGATTCCGGCGAGAGTTATCGCCTCCATGCTCTCACCTCACAAGTAGATGCTCTCGTACTGCTTCTCGGCTTTTCTCCTTGCCTGCTCCATCTGCTCGTGCATCTTCCTCAGCTGGGCCTCTATCATCTCCGCCTCCTTGATGAGCGGCTCCGTTGAGACATCAATGGGGGCCAGCTTTTTGAGGATCTCGATGACGTTCGCTGCCGCCCGCGGGTCCGGCCTGTCCCCGAAGGTCTCCCCCAGGAGGACGTAGGCGTCTAAACCGTTCCTGCTTGCCTCCCACAGGAGCTTTCCGCTCATGCCCATTATCGAGCCGTACTGGAGTATCTTTGTCCCCGCCCCTTCAAGCTCCCTGTTCAGCTCCTCTCTTGCCCCAACTCCCCAGACTTCCATCTTCTCCTTGAAGAAGCCTATCCCTATCCCGCCGATCGAGAACACCTTCTCGGCTTTCATTTCCTTCAGGTAGTTCGCCAGCTCCTTCGCTATCTCGTTCACGA encodes:
- a CDS encoding proteasome assembly chaperone family protein, translating into MENGGPVKIVLPEIKNPILIEGYPGIGLVGHIAGNFLAKELGMEMIGYVESPFIPPMSIVLEGKPNPPLRFYGKDNIIVAVADIYVPPTLVNEIAKELANYLKEMKAEKVFSIGGIGIGFFKEKMEVWGVGAREELNRELEGAGTKILQYGSIMGMSGKLLWEASRNGLDAYVLLGETFGDRPDPRAAANVIEILKKLAPIDVSTEPLIKEAEMIEAQLRKMHEQMEQARRKAEKQYESIYL
- a CDS encoding DUF473 domain-containing protein, with translation MEAITLAGIARRVLDELLRSPYKTLEIRGARNVVALERARELGRVFLTYETFQDVTVGTEGLLAEILRLESMEQRIPWEESDEREVTVCRAQVRLLGLGRIVEVRKRNTVLVVRVREMLPQEMDMG